In Anopheles gambiae chromosome 2, idAnoGambNW_F1_1, whole genome shotgun sequence, a single window of DNA contains:
- the LOC3289903 gene encoding uncharacterized protein LOC3289903 isoform X1 produces the protein MEVKMQHRTRAHAFQIQVKALIKTLKCLQSDDKYQALLFLISAIKLYVKFLYNDCQERLYKPAILKELNNIENVIVVNLLKTRSAPASGSSLSVATGHTTVSSFGGDIAGKACLDIDTSTSVRCTDLSLGSDGLLLMHPHRTREPPLAPWDLRGKLLRGNLFDGLPLTGSVRLGPEYSSRGGTLLKAGQRAGSANRWLGNVRMNRALVRMIANHDFKLLFNMFEQSIFPAWKIYKNERIFVRKRPALTTVTVRTSLPAICYGSGSSHSPPATYIKKEEFDFDTPYSIADDHCFEEIKDEDDEDLLLMKEDDSIDNSNEIFSEEESSTNNTSLMLSSDTNTLDTNDSSMVSHERNKEQVYQCLLCDKSYRKRKSLVIHFSHHPGFCPDCGKQRGVTSEEIVEHNRIYHKNRPHICEHCGETFTRNQQYQIHVQGHFISKDRVAEQNCKKTHKYSCKTCGIVFNNQKYLEKHIQKTNHQAEGLVCDICGAIFCNSIKLSQHVSRTHHNVFTQKATLERSLLLQGTSVTDKAFTCEQCGASFLSQPSLREHIKLSHSVPENKFECNICNKLFAAKRSLKRHKLCHSDERAFRCTVENCKESYKNQSHLARHMKTAHHIDPPSKRLQKAKAAAAAAAAAAAGAGTSTATASSADPSSASTDFITHGDVATMGGGSCDSLKGMGSSTLKKSLGSSEKSLGDSSTNFSDNLSSFNYEFSDTTAGTSTPALAAAMGTTGSDGSVPGALTPSSSALAGQRPSALTCSVTGIQQSSGTFNDPAISFGTNKQQQSLQLQQQQQQQQQQQQQQQQQQQQQQQQQQQQQQQQQQQQQQQQLQLQQQQLQHQQQPQHLGGGWQNLEFGAGTATAHRSAALPGSVVGGMQPLQDPLAATTGSFMDGGHHHLQNHQNLQHPTAHHHGLGPMANPMASTAGSFMGSGSLAGGTRRFPLPEGNFMCEHCDETNFINAQQYHLHVQDHFAAKDGKDHPSKKLLRLNCKTCNLVFATGAQLDRHIHKTNHHTESIACEICSAIFNSNLKVYQHMLKCHKNDVWFACEQCSKVFILKQDYDKHQLVHQTVTDRSIICEHCASSFLTQEALKEHIKIAHSMDKKYKCNICNKLFAARRSLKRHKLCHEEEAAFRCPIDGCKEAFRTAANLAKHKKMAHPAGLSTVPVPVGNVLAHEPMADKVVAGIGMPGGVKLLPGTMASGTSNAPGGSGALKGMEKAMHHPDPLPGVTMPAGGQPNVMGQMGGSNPMMAMGNPAAGLKTDGRSSAGGMMVVPPSRTSSAGSSTGMSGINNGSGGANIPYNPYDASGLNYNSVLGPPGAGVVASSGPHHPHHHHHQHHLQQQQQQQQQQQQQQQQPTQQQSQAQLVQHHSQAHAHHHAAQAQFIGMGNPGSSAGLHYSGRSGATASAANPEQQSVSMAYRMGDTAVPGTSGTASGNATNIPYGYGQMNNAFDWQSMEMGTPTNAEPGLISGSAGQPQAASGSGTMKSATANKYYNAMHEPGSAGSPGVGGGNTTAGFLSPQQLQHQSPHHAQQHLQHQHAQQSQLQQQQQQQHLPHHSHHAQVAGLQNKSVQEQHTHQQQQQQQQQQQHMMNMNSQEMMGYQDMWNANMMKMEFQDEGSGANTGSTVGAYNSLGNILNNLEMMGSSNSSFEQQQTQQQQSQQQQQGYEMVSTPRTSSDTHPQSRGQSAQSPALTSQQVQHHQHHQQQQQQQHQQQLHQQQQQPHAKGTHFHKQQHPSHSHAQMLPGVEPGQMVNQHHHQQHQQQQQQQQQYFSDHHGAHQQVPHSHHTGTMGHSMGIPHGHGQMQHSHGHSAQQTPSPHHPHHQHHLQQQQQQQMQQQYNAHLPHHPQMMQHHPHAPGPPGQVPSGSGGGGGGGGGSSLSGGGPTHMAHHNPAHAGVPGQQQQQQQPPQQPGMSFNPSQNAADHANAGANPSALPTDIAKTPNNLPFVDSFTESIDYLQQSFQYV, from the exons TCTCTACAAACCAGCAATACTCAAAGAGTTGAACAATATCGAAAATGTGATTGTGGTGAACCTGCTGAAGACGCGCAGCGCGCCAGCGTCCGGCTCGTCCCTGTCGGTCGCCACCGGCCACACGACCGTGTCCTCGTTTGGTGGCGACATCGCGGGCAAGGCCTGTCTCGACATCGATACCAGCACCAGCGTCCGCTGCACGGATCTGTCGCTCGGTAGCGAtggtttgttgttgatgcACCCGCACCGCACCCGCGAACCGCCGCTAGCCCCCTGGGACCTTCGGGGGAAGCTACTGCGGGGCAACCTGTTCGACGGTCTACCACTGACCGGCAGCGTGCGGCTAGGACCAGAGTACAGCAGCAGAGGTGGAACGTTGCTCAAGGCGGGACAGCGAGCGGGGAGTGCAAATCGGTGGCTGGGGAACGTGCGGATGAATCGTGCGCTGGTTCGTATGATCGCCAATCACGATTTTAAGCTACTGTTCAACATGTTCGAGCAAAGCATCTTTCCCGCGTGGAAAATCTACAAAAACGAGCGAATATTTGTACGGAAACGGCCCGCCCTAACCACGGTCACAGTGCGCACCTCCCTTCCCGCCATTTGCTACGGAAGCGGTTCGTCCCACTCGCCACCTGCCACGTACATCAAGAAGGAGGAGTTCGACTTCGACACACCGTACTCGATCGCAGACGATCACTGCTTCGAGGAGATcaaggacgaggacgacgaggaccTTCTGCTGATGAAGGAAGACGACTCGATAGACAATTCGAACGAAATCTTCTCGGAGGAGGAATcgtccaccaacaacacctcGCTGATGCTGTCGTCCGACACCAACACGCTGGACACGAACGATTCCAGCATGGTTTCGCACGAGCGCAACAAGGAACAGGTGTACCAGTGCTTACTTTGTGataaaag CTATAGGAAACGCAAATCTCTTGTCATCCACTTCAGCCACCATCCGGGATTTTGTCCCGATTGTGGCAAACAGCGAGGAGTAACCTCAGAG GAAATCGTTGAACACAATCGAATCTATCACAAAAACCGGCCTCACATATGTGAGCACTGCGGGGAAACCTTCACGCGAAATCAACAGTATCAGATACACGTCCAGGGTCATTTTATAAGCAAGGATAGGGTAGCGGAGCAAAACTGTAAAA AAACTCACAAGTACAGCTGTAAAACATGCGGTATCGTTTTTAACAACCAGAAATATCTCGAAAAGCACATCCAGAAAACCAACCACCAGGCGGAAGGTTTGGTGTGCGACATTTGTGGTGCAATATTTTGTAACAGTATCAAGCTCAGCCAGCACGTCAGCCGCACCCATCACAACG TATTTACTCAGAAAGCTACATTAGAGAGAAGTTTGCTCCTGCAGGGAACGAGTGTTACGGACAAAGCCTTCACCTGTGAGCAGTGCGGAGCCTCCTTTCTGTCGCAGCCCTCCCTACGGGAGCACATCAAACTATCACATTCCGTTCCG GAAAACAAATTCGAGTGCAATATCTGCAACAAGCTGTTCGCCGCCAAACGGTCTCTCAAACGCCATAAACTTTGCCATTCGGATGAGCGCGCCTTCCGCTGTACGGTGGAAAACTGCAAGGAATCGTACAAAAACCAATCGCACCTTGCCCGCCACATGAAGACCGCCCATCACATCGATCCGCCGTCGAAGCGACTGCAGAAAGCGAAagcggctgcggcggcggcggcggcagccgcAGCTGGGGCGGGCACAAGCACGGCCACTGCCTCATCGGCCGATCCCAGCTCGGCCAGCACGGACTTCATCACGCACGGTGACGTTGCGACGATGGGCGGCGGCTCGTGCGATTCGCTGAAGGGTATGGGCAGCAGCACGTTGAAAAAATCGCTCGGAAGCAGCGAAAAGTCGCTCGGCGACAGTAGCACCAACTTTAGCGACAATTTGTCGTCGTTTAATTACGAGTTTTCTGACACGACCGCAGGAACGTCGACGCCGGCGCTGGCAGCAGCGATGGGTACGACGGGCAGTGACGGTAGCGTGCCGGGCGCGCTTACCCCTAGCAGTAGCGCCCTGGCGGGCCAGCGCCCATCCGCCCTAACCTGCTCCGTTACGGGCATACAGCAAAGCAGCGGTACGTTCAACGACCCTGCCATCAGCTTTGGTAcgaacaaacagcagcaatcgctgcagctgcaacaacagcagcaacaacagcagcagcaacaacagcagcaacaacagcagcaacaacagcaacaacagcaacagcaacaacagcagcaacaacaacagcaacaacaacagcaacaacagctacagctacaacagcaacagctacaacatcaacaacaaccacaacaccTCGGGGGTGGGTGGCAGAATCTCGAGTTTGGTGCAGGGACAGCGACGGCACACCGATCGGCAGCACTTCCCGGTAGTGTCGTTGGTGGTATGCAACCGTTACAGGATCCACTGGCGGCCACGACGGGTAGCTTTATGGACGGTGGACACCATCACCTGCAGAATCATCAGAACCTTCAACACCCCACAGCACACCATCACGGGCTTGGACCAATGGCAAATCCGATGGCCAGCACAGCGGGCAGCTTTATGGGCAGTGGCAGCTTAGCGGGCGGCACGAGGCGTTTCCCT CTGCCGGAGGGTAACTTTATGTGTGAGCACTGCGATGAAACCAACTTCATAAATGCACAACAGTACCATCTTCATGTGCAGGACCATTTTGCGGCCAAGGATGGTAAAGATCACCCGAGCAAAA AGCTGCTGCGGTTAAATTGTAAAACATGCAATCTGGTGTTCGCTACGGGAGCGCAGCTCGATCGGcacattcacaaaacaaaccatcacaCCGAAAGCATAGCGTGTGAAATATGTAGTGCAATATTCAACTCCAACCTAAAAGTTTACCAGCACATGCTGAAGTGTCACAAGAATG ACGTTTGGTTTGCTTGTGAACAGTGCTCGAAGGTTTTCATATTGAAACAGGACTACGACAAGCATCAGCTGGTGCACCAGACGGTGACGGATCGGTCCATCATCTGTGAGCACTGCGCCTCGTCCTTCCTCACGCAGGAAGCACTAAAGGAACATATCAAAATAGCCCATTCGATG gacaaaaaatacaaatgtaaCATTTGCAACAAGCTCTTTGCTGCCCGTCGATCGCTCAAACGCCATAAACTGTGCCACGAAGAGGAGGCCGCTTTCCGATGCCCGATCGATGGTTGCAAGGAAGCATTCCGGACGGCGGCAAACCTGGCGAAGCACAAAAAGATGGCACACCCGGCCGGGCTGTCGACGGTTCCCGTACCTGTAGGCAATGTTTTAGCCCACGAGCCAATGGCGGATAAGGTCGTTGCCGGTATCGGTATGCCTGGCGGAGTCAAGCTGCTGCCGGGCACAATGGCGTCAGGAACGTCCAATGCTCCGGGTGGCTCCGGTGCGCTGAAAGGCATGGAGAAAGCAATGCACCATCCGGATCCACTGCCGGGTGTGACAATGCCGGCGGGAGGGCAGCCGAATGTGATGGGCCAGATGGGCGGCTCGAACCCGATGATGGCGATGGGAAATCCTGCAGCTGGGCTGAAAACAGACGGTCGATCATCCGCTGGCGGTATGATGGTGGTGCCTCCGTCGAGAACGAGCAGcgccggcagcagcacagGAATGAGTGGTATTAACAATGGTAGCGGTGGTGCTAATATACCTTACAATCCTTACGATGCTAGTGGATTGAACTACAACAGTGTGCTGGGACCGCCTGGTGCGGGTGTCGTCGCTTCCAGCGGCcctcatcatcctcatcatcatcaccatcagcatcatctccaacaacagcaacagcaacagcagcaacagcaacagcaacagcaacagcctACACAGCAACAATCACAAGCTCAGCTAGTGCAACATCATTCACAAGCCCATGCTCACCACCATGCCGCTCAAGCTCAGTTTATCGGAATGGGCAATCCGGGCAGTTCTGCGGGGCTTCACTACAGTGGCCGCTCCGGCGCCACGGCATCGGCAGCTAACCCCGAACAACAGTCGGTGTCTATGGCATACCGAATGGGCGACACAGCAGTGCCAGGAACCAGCGGAACGGCAAGCGGCAACGCAACCAACATTCCCTACGGCTATGGCCAGATGAATAATGCGTTCGATTGGCAGAGCATGGAGATGGGAACTCCGACCAATGCTGAACCAGGCCTAATAAGTGGGTCGGCAGGACAACCGCAGGCGGCATCTGGTAGCGGGACGATGAAAAGTGCTACCGCCAACAAATACTACAACGCAATGCATGAACCTGGTTCGGCCGGAAGTCCAGGAGTGGGTGGTGGTAACACAACGGCTGGCTTCCTTTCACCCCAACAACTGCAGCACCAATCTCCCCATCATGCACAGCAGCATCTACAACATCAGCATGCACAACAGTCACAGcttcaacagcaacagcagcagcaacatcttCCTCATCATTCTCACCATGCGCAGGTTGCTGGGCTGCAAAATAAATCTGTGCAAGAACAACAcacccatcagcagcagcagcagcagcagcagcagcaacagcacatgATGAATATGAACAGCCAAGAAATGATGGGATATCAG GACATGTGGAATGCGAACATGATGAAGATGGAATTCCAAGACGAAGGAAGCGGTGCAAATACGGGCAGCACTGTTGGTGCTTACAACAGTCTAGGGAACATTTTAAACAATCTAGAAATGATGGGCAGTAGCAACAGTAGCTTCGAACAACAGCAgacgcagcaacagcagtcacaacagcagcagcaaggctATGAAATGGTTTCCACACCACGTACCAGTTCCGATACTCATCCACAATCGAGAGGGCAGTCTGCCCAATCGCCTGCGTTAACGTCACAGCAAGTACAACATCATCAGcaccatcaacagcaacagcagcagcagcaccaacaacagctacatcagcaacagcagcagccgcatgCGAAAGGAACCCATTTTCACAAACAGCAACATCCATCGCACAGTCACGCGCAGATGCTGCCGGGCGTAGAGCCAGGCCAAATGGTGAaccagcaccatcatcagcaacaccagcagcaacagcagcagcagcagcaatattTTTCAGATCATCACGGGGCACATCAGCAGGTACCACATTCTCATCATACCGGTACGATGGGCCATTCGATGGGAATCCCTCATGGCCATGGTCAGATGCAGCATAGCCATGGACATTCGGCACAGCAAACTCCCAGTCcgcatcatcctcatcatcagcaccacttgcagcagcagcagcagcagcaaatgcaaCAACAGTACAACGCCCATCTACCACATCATCCCCAGATGATGCAACATCATCCACACGCACCCGGACCACCCGGGCAAGTGCCCAGTGgaagcggtggtggtggtggtggtggtggtggtagcagtTTGTCTGGCGGTGGTCCCACTCATATGGCACATCACAATCCAGCACATGCTGGCGTAcccggccagcagcagcagcaacaacaacctcCCCAACAGCCCGGTATGAGTTTTAATCCCTCCCAGAACGCAGCCGATCATGCCAATGCTGGTGCAAATCCTTCTGCGTTGCCCACGGATATCGCGAAAACGCCGAACAATCTACCCTTTGTCGACAGTTTCACGGAATCAATCGACTATCTGCAACAGTCCTTTCAGTACGTGTAA